The proteins below come from a single Acidobacteriota bacterium genomic window:
- a CDS encoding DinB family protein, with amino-acid sequence MALNEMLLPEFDQEMASTRKTLARVPAEKFGWKPHEKSMSMGDLASHIAHIPFWAVKTLEVESLDLAPEGQPPVKNPSATSSEELLGWFDKNVEDARQALAQATDEHFLVQWSLLMTGKTIFTLPRIAVFRTMVLSHLIHHRAQLGVYLRLNDIPVPSVYGPSADEGMM; translated from the coding sequence ATGGCTTTAAATGAAATGCTCCTGCCTGAATTTGATCAAGAAATGGCCAGTACTCGAAAAACGCTGGCTCGGGTACCCGCTGAAAAATTTGGCTGGAAACCCCACGAAAAATCAATGTCAATGGGGGATCTGGCTTCGCACATCGCCCATATTCCATTTTGGGCGGTGAAAACCCTTGAAGTTGAATCACTTGACCTGGCGCCCGAAGGTCAACCACCGGTCAAAAATCCGTCAGCAACTTCATCAGAAGAATTGCTCGGCTGGTTTGATAAAAACGTGGAAGACGCTCGCCAGGCGCTGGCACAGGCTACCGACGAGCACTTTTTGGTTCAATGGTCATTACTGATGACCGGAAAAACCATTTTCACTCTGCCGCGAATTGCAGTGTTCCGAACCATGGTGTTAAGCCATTTGATCCATCACCGGGCGCAACTCGGCGTGTATTTGCGATTGAATGACATTCCAGTGCCCTCGGTGTATGGCCCATCGGCTGACGAAGGCATGATGTGA
- a CDS encoding potassium channel protein, whose product MPSYGRLLNSLAFLFFLIVFGTVTFHLLEGWSMLDSLYVTVITLATVGYGDFVPKTWEGRLFTIMFVLVGVGGAGYVITTAAQTVLQATLNATLNRRRMYRDISQLESHYIICGAGRVGQRLVKELQREGVDFLVIERDEHLAEKLMEQGCLVLNGDATDEEALLGARIETARAMVCCASTDADNVYITLTARGLNEKIYIVARANEESAISKLRKAGANRVVSPVMIGTHQMSQVLLRPAVADFIELTTMTEELDLAIEQVQLATDSPLAGKKLKDSGIRSSLNIIVVAVKRGQSEMIFNPSGDTVFHPDDCLVVIGDQKGLSQLVQMASPGSGKPPGRYRKK is encoded by the coding sequence ATGCCATCATATGGGCGACTGCTGAACTCCCTGGCCTTTTTATTCTTTCTCATTGTGTTTGGCACGGTCACCTTTCACTTGTTGGAAGGTTGGTCAATGCTCGACTCCCTCTATGTCACGGTCATTACCCTGGCGACCGTTGGCTACGGAGATTTTGTTCCCAAAACCTGGGAAGGCCGGTTATTTACAATCATGTTTGTGCTGGTTGGGGTTGGAGGCGCTGGCTATGTCATTACCACTGCTGCCCAGACGGTGCTTCAGGCAACGCTCAATGCAACGCTGAACCGAAGACGTATGTACCGAGATATCAGTCAGTTAGAATCCCATTATATTATTTGCGGCGCTGGCCGTGTTGGACAACGGCTGGTGAAGGAATTGCAACGTGAAGGGGTTGATTTTCTGGTTATTGAGCGAGATGAGCATCTGGCTGAAAAGCTGATGGAGCAAGGGTGTCTGGTGCTCAATGGTGATGCCACGGATGAAGAGGCCCTCCTTGGAGCACGAATTGAAACGGCTCGGGCCATGGTCTGCTGTGCTTCAACCGATGCTGACAATGTCTACATTACACTGACGGCTCGGGGGCTGAATGAAAAAATCTATATCGTGGCTCGTGCCAATGAGGAATCAGCGATCTCGAAACTGCGCAAGGCCGGTGCCAACCGGGTTGTCTCCCCAGTCATGATTGGCACGCACCAGATGTCGCAGGTTTTATTGCGCCCAGCAGTGGCTGATTTTATCGAGTTGACCACGATGACTGAGGAACTCGATCTGGCGATTGAACAGGTTCAACTGGCCACTGATTCTCCGCTGGCTGGAAAGAAACTCAAAGATTCAGGGATCCGGAGTTCGCTCAACATTATTGTCGTAGCTGTCAAACGTGGCCAAAGTGAAATGATTTTTAACCCGTCAGGCGATACGGTCTTCCATCCAGATGATTGTCTGGTGGTGATTGGTGATCAAAAAGGACTCTCGCAACTGGTTCAAATGGCATCACCTGGATCAGGAAAACCGCCGGGGCGCTATCGGAAGAAATAG
- a CDS encoding GNAT family N-acetyltransferase, with protein sequence MLSLTFQPLTVENWADFESLFGERGACGGCWCMWWRLKRAQFDLQKGEANKAAMKEIVATSQVAPGLLAYVDQTPVAWCAIAPRSDYPSLERSRILRRVDDTPVWSVTCLFVAKPYRRQGVTVALLKAAVEYVCAQGGKVVEGYPVEPQKDSMPDVFAWTGLVSAFRKAGFHECLRRSTSRPIMRFTINEQEP encoded by the coding sequence ATGTTGTCTCTCACCTTTCAACCCTTAACGGTGGAAAACTGGGCTGACTTTGAATCCTTATTTGGTGAACGTGGCGCTTGCGGCGGTTGCTGGTGTATGTGGTGGCGGCTGAAGCGGGCACAATTTGATCTCCAAAAAGGCGAAGCAAACAAAGCCGCTATGAAGGAAATCGTTGCGACCAGCCAGGTTGCTCCGGGGTTACTGGCCTATGTTGACCAGACACCTGTTGCCTGGTGTGCCATTGCGCCACGTTCAGATTACCCATCCCTGGAGCGGTCACGCATCCTTCGACGTGTGGACGATACACCGGTCTGGTCGGTCACGTGTTTGTTTGTCGCCAAACCCTATCGCCGCCAGGGGGTAACGGTGGCTTTATTAAAAGCTGCTGTTGAATATGTTTGTGCCCAGGGTGGGAAAGTTGTGGAGGGATATCCGGTGGAACCTCAAAAAGATTCCATGCCGGACGTGTTTGCCTGGACCGGTCTGGTTTCGGCGTTTCGTAAAGCCGGCTTTCACGAATGCCTGCGCCGGTCAACTTCCAGGCCGATTATGCGCTTTACCATCAATGAACAAGAACCATAA